The candidate division WOR-3 bacterium DNA window CTCCACCTCACCTGCTGCCGCAACTGCTGCAAAAGCCCTTATCATACCTGTAACTGTCCCCAGGAAACCTAAAATAGGAGCAAGTGTGGTAAAGGAAGCGAGCCATAACATACCCCTATCAAGAAAAGCAAGTTCTACAGATGCCCTTCTTGCCACATTTTCCTCAATTATCTCTCTTGTTTCTCCTGCTTTTTCAAGAGCAGCCTGGCAAATTTTCGCCACAACTGAAGCATTCCTTGAACAAAACTCCATTGCTGCACCAACTCCTTCACTCTCAATGATATCAATTACTTCCACTACAAACTTTCTTGGATTTACCCTTAATCTGAATAATGTGTAAAACCTTTCTATAATAACTGCAAGGGCGAGAATTGCTATAATTAAAAGTAGCCACATTACTCCTCCACCTTTATGGAAATAATCAACCATTCCCTGAACCACACCTT harbors:
- a CDS encoding MotA/TolQ/ExbB proton channel family protein, with the translated sequence MKGIIPILLMYQAQGVVQGMVDYFHKGGGVMWLLLIIAILALAVIIERFYTLFRLRVNPRKFVVEVIDIIESEGVGAAMEFCSRNASVVAKICQAALEKAGETREIIEENVARRASVELAFLDRGMLWLASFTTLAPILGFLGTVTGMIRAFAAVAAAGEVEPTLVASGISEALITTATGLLIAAPIVIFHTFFSSRINAFSKEMEEAANTLIEYILESKVK